The nucleotide window TAAATTCTATATCTGCAGGAATATTGCCTTTCTGTTGAAGAATTTTAAGGAATAATTATCaacatttttttgtattttatgttTTAAGCATCATGATTAAGATATGGCCAATATGATGTGATGTGTGCTGTGTTTGTATTACAGAACAAAAGGAAATGGAGTCCCATGCCAATGCAGAAGCTGTAGAGAAAAATGCAAAACAATCAAAAAAGCAATTCAAGTCAAAAAAAGATCAGAAAAAGAATGCTCATGAGAGTGATTCACTTACCAAAAAGACAAAGGCAAACAGTGATGATATAATTGAGCCTGATTTCTGGGTTCCTCCTGTTGGAAGTCGCTGGGACTTCGATGATGGAGAGGATCGCTGGGATTCTCATGAAAACTCAGATGATGATGCAGATGGTGGTACAGGCCTAGGTAATATGAAGCTGCTAGTCCTTTATTGAATATATATTGACATTATGCTTTTTGGTCAATTTATCTTTGATTAATGACTGAACATAAGTTTGCTGACTGATAGAAGTTTCTGTCTTTGAAAAAGGTCTTGCCAATGGAAGTGTGGTGTTTGGTTCTTTTCTAATGAACATTAGACTTGAATAGGACTAGCATgtgttatgatgaaatttatctgaacaattgctgccaataaaAACCCAAACTCTATCGATAAATTTGGTTTGTCTAGATCCAACATCAATATACTCATTCtcaaagaaaatagaaaaaagaaaagaagctcCATTTGGTCCTAAGACCTATAAAATATATATGCACATGGCAAGTTGTCGGAGATGTGACAAAACAATAAATGCTGTGCTGATCCCTTACTAGCTTGGAGATGTGCCAAGGTGTTGGGGATGTCTATGCCAGGGATGGAAGATAAGGCCATTGTGTCCATGAACAGGATAGCCAGCCTCATTTATGTTATCTTATATGTAAATAAATCAGATAAATAGGAGTATAATGTTCATCACGAGTTCATAAATTGAAACTTTTAAAGAACAAAGGCAGACAGTTTACATTCCAGGCTGAAATAGTTTGGTACTAAATCTCTATTAAAACTTCTCTTTGTTTTTCCTCAGAACACCAGTTTTTTTCATCTCAGTGTTGGCGGATCCAAACTTTACAACTTTGCTGTGGAATGTTATGTGGAATGAAATGATGTAGTTCCATGTTTCAATTAAGATGCTTGTTTGTAATGTAATTATGGAGTGAATATCATACAGTTTTTATAGAAAGCCTAAAGTTGTAtcctttaaatatttattttattaacatcTCAATCTGGCTTTGGTTGTCGGGTTTAGATGTACAAAGAGTGTCCTGTCTTTGGCTCATTTATACTGTTCTGCAAAATTTAAACTAAATGTTTGCTTGCTTTTCTTTGGCTCATTTATGCTGTTCTGCAAAATTTAAACTAAATGTTTGCTTGCTTTACTAAGAATACCCATTTGATTCAATGTGACATTTGTCTCTTTGTACTTAGTTATGGTTTTTATGTCTTTTAACAGATGGAACATCGGAAAAAGATGATCCTGAAACAAGGAAACTTGCCAAGCGGTGTGTTCACTCTTCCCTAACACCTTAATATTTTCTGCCCTTCACTTTATGTTTTGAGTTTTTCTTTTGCTTAGTCTTCTTGATCTTTGTTTCCCGAAAACAACTATCGGCAGGAGTAAGCGAACATCAAAATCTGTTGGCCTCAGCAGCTTTGTTTCAAGGAAGAAAAAGATCAAGAAGGCAACTACAAGCCCTTCTGAGCAGCAGTTATAACAAGAGGTTCACACAAGCCATCCTGCATGATCAAATATCTAAATTTTGAATGccatctttatatttcaaagAGTGAAAGGATGATCTGTGTTTTTGCAGCATATTCACCTGCAAAGCTTGTGATTGTCTGCCTTTTGTATATGCAACGTCAAGCCGTAAGTGGACAAACTTCCTCTTATATGCTCTCAAATGGGCCCTTCTTCGCTTAATATTCTTCTCACTGGCGTGTGATCTCCACTAGTTATTTTAAATTCGTAGAAGCGAGTGAGTGGCTTTGTCAAATGTGTTGTCTTTTAATATGTTTGTCTACATATTCTATTTTGATCCTCAATCGCATTTTAAATTCCAGTTTTATCTccttttatttcttatttgaatcattcttatttgaattttgatACTCTGATAAGCTTCGAATGTGTTTTTTTTCTAGCTGAACTAACATCTGGATGTGATTTGGAtgaaggttttgatattatagaaGCTTTGCAAGCATTCTCTTGGTTGAGTTTTTCAGGTACTTACATCCAATCCTGCAGTGATTAACTAAACCTAAATCGAACTGTTGCCTCGTCCGAACTGTTTCACTTGAAGAATTTCTTTTGAAGGCATCTGAAACTCTTTGAAAGATGGCAATTACTTCCAAATGTTCAGAAATTATCCGCAGCTTATTTGTTAAAGCTTTTGATCGCAAACTCACTGTAATAGTGACATGAGTAAATTACTTCATGAAGTTTATGATTACATTCTTTtggttgcatttccttgtttttctctctctctctctctctcttgagacTGTTCATGTCAATCTAAAATGCAATTCGATTGTTGTTTCTTGTATAAATCTCATCCCCTATTTCTACATATTGCTCTTTGCGAGGAACATTGTAATGAGTTTTTACCCCATAAAACTAAATTCCTATCTAACATGTTTCACTGTTGTAGCTCTTCGATAGGAACACTGATATCCAAACTGACCGATTCACTCTTGGAAATGCTCGTGGGTGATGTGATCACTGGCACCCTTACCTGTGGTTTCGACCGCATCGTGTCCGTTGTTGAGCACGTCAGCCCTGCAAAATTTCAGGGGTGATCGGTCGGACAGACTAGCATTGGATGCGATCATTTTCAACGACGCCAGATCAGCATTGCTATTGCTTCTACATCTCCGGCGTCCATCGCTGGCTTTCCACGAGATTTGAGATCCACTATTTGGACGGTCCTGATCGATCCAACAGCAGACGCCCGTCCGAGATCCCATatcaacctcctcctcctcctcctcctatatctctctctctctctctctctctctctctcttgacgcCGTCGTTCACGATCGACGAGGCGAACCCGACGAGCGTAGAAAAACCTCGTCCCTCCCGTCTCCACAACACAAACCCTCTCCGCCGCCCGTCGCTTCCATCTCCTCGGATTTGTCGAGGCTCACAAGGGTGGAGGCATGATCGTTCGGCCGCCGCCTTCCGAGTGATCCCGGAATCGCCTTTGAAGCCTTCGATCATGTCCTCAGCTCCCGCCGCCGTCAGATCCCAGTCGCCGGCGCTCAAGGCGCTATTTAAGACCCCCGAGGGCCGGTACAAGCTCCTCCACGAGAAGACCCTCCCTCCCGCCGCAGCTTCCCATGGCAAGTCCGTCTCTCAGGTGGGCTTCTTCGGGCCAAAACTAGGGTTCTTGGCTTGTTTGGTtcctttttcttgatttcagcgcAAAAGACAGGGATCTTGATGTCTTTCTTTTCAGTTGACGATTGCGTATCTCAAGGAGAAACCGCCGGCCAATACGAGCCAGGCGGCGCCGTCAGCCACGAGTTCGGGAGTGAGGTCGGCGGCGGCCCGACTGCTCGGGTCCGGGAATGGGAGCCGGTCGCTTAGCAACGGTGTTACTCGGGTAGTGTCGGCCAACAGCAGGACCGGTGGTCCCGTTGGTGCATCGGTGGGATCGAGTGCACAGCTGGCATCGCCAAACTATGATGGCAAGGGGACATACCTAATCTTTAGTACAGCAGACACTCTGTTCATCAGTGACCTCAATtcgatggagaaggttttgcgccTGTTTGATGTGGAAATGCTCTGTTGAGTTTGCTAATCTATTGCATGTCATTTGTATGCCTCTCTTATCATTCTTTGCTTCAGGATCCTATCAAGTCCATCCAATTCGGCAACTCAAACCCAGTTTGCCATGCGTTTGATGCTGAGGCGAGTGATGGGCATGATTTGCTCATTGGGCTGCACTCTGGAGACAGTAGGTTCAGTCAGTTATATACTGCCAAgattttttcctttgttttttttcTGCCCACTAATGCCCACATGCATGATGTTGTAGTCTACCTGGTATCACTTAGGCAACAATTACAAGATCCAGGGCGGAAGCTTTTGGCAGCTCAGCATTATAACAAAGAAGGCACAACTAATAATAGGCATGTATCGCATGTCAATACCATAGGTGACATGTTTAGAGAGCATTAATGACAGAGAGCTGATCTTGATAGTTACTGATGTTATAGATTGTTGGCCAATTGCCGTCTTTTTTCAAATTTTACTTTTTATGTCAGCATAATTCTCAAAGTTAACCTCTCTTATTCATTTGGGCATTTTGTTTGGTGATTATTGCTATCACGTTTCTCTCTGTTGCTTATGTCTTTTGTACTTTAATTGTATCTTTCATATAAACTTTGCATTCATTTTATTGAACTTTTGTGCTGCAAGTCATTTTCTTGTGGATCATTGAAAAGCATGTACTAAAATCTTAATGCACTAAGCAGGACTCGTATTTAGAAGAAAATATTAATCATGAACTCTTAAATTACTGATCGTGATGCTAGGTCGATAGCATTGATGTTGAGTGTAGATATGCTTGAAGTTGCTATGCATGCTTCAGTTTAAGTCAGAAAAAGAATATCTTTGAATCAAGATTTGGCTTACTTTAGTTAGAAAAATTTAATAGAGTGGATGCTTGGctttaaaagaaagaaaggacGATAATAAATTCAATAACATAAATTGTTTCCAAGCTCCAGGCTCCTTTATGCCAAAGTTGGTTTGGCTTTGGCTTCTCTAGTCTTCGTGCATTAATCATGGACATGCTGGAAGCTGATTGTGCCTCTTGATCTGTTAAATTTTGTTTAAGATCCTTCCAAGCAACTTGGCCCTAATGATGAGTTAGGTAAATGATTTTAACATAATAGAGCAACTTGATAAATACAAACATTATCCTCTTATAGTTTTAATATGAATTTCATGTCCATATATATCTACTAGGTTTGCTTATGCAAAACCATGTGTTTAGATTAGGCTGTTATGGTACTGTTAAGTAGGAATTGACAGAGATGCCTGACAGAATAAAACATCAAAATATGCTTGGTGGAAACTCTGAAGTCATATGTAAACATGCAGAAAAAAACATGATATGTCTACAACATAGACGATGATGACAACAAGCCATAGTGTTCCAACTGTTTGGGGTCACCTACATGAATCTTTTTGCACCAGTAAGCACAGAAAGCAGTATCTCCTGTAAACTGCATGATTCAGATAATACTGTATTAAGGGAGGATTGGCTGAAGCTGGTTAATGAACATAGAACAGTTGTCAAACACAAATTtgtatcattacatgcatgacatATTGTAATGATGGCATTGGAGAAGAATATATGAACACGAACTTATATAGACAACAACCTGCAGATGAATTTATGTAACTTGTAGTGCTTTATGCGTGAGAAAATTGTACATGTAAAGCTGAAAGGACATACAAGAAGATGGGGTTTTTCACTTTAGTGAAGTATGTTTGTGAATGCTTTCATTAGGTAGACTGCACGACTTGTAAAATTATAAAGCTAAAGGAAAGTACTCCTGTATGGTATGAGTAGAAAGAGAAGATTAAATTGGTAGAGGACCCTTCAATTTTTGTATATGATCTTAACCCATATTGTTATTTCATTGTTTTCTTTGTTTAATACTATCAAGAAAACTTCTAAAACTTGTAACCACATGTTATTGTATGACACTATGACTTATTTTCAAAAATTTAGTTTAGTGGTATATATATTTACCTAGCAGAGGCCTGAAAGTTGGAGATATGCCATTTGCTGGAGAAGAGTGCTGGTTTTTATAgcaattaaaagaaaaagaagagtgcTGGAgatatgtcattttttatttttatagctagaaaaagaaaaagaataagattGCTGGTTTTTGTATACTTGTGGTAGTTGTGCACagattttttcttttgaaatataataaGTTAATTGTTTTTTGTTTAAACTATGTCCATGGTTGTATTCAGAGTTCAGAGTTATTTGCTCTTAGTTATACAGAAATTCCATTGTTTTTACAGTCGATGCACTTGCGTGGCATGGGTGCCAGAACGTGAAGGCACTTTTGTTGTTGGTCATGCTGATGGTAACATATATGTCTATGAGAAGGTTAACTATAGATTTCTTAATTGTTATCTTAGTTCAACTATCTTTGAAATGAAAATTAAGCATGTTTTGCCTTTTTGTTTAGAGCAAGGATGTCACTGCTGATAGTTCGTTTCCTGTTATCAAAGATCAAACTCAATTTTCTGTTGCACACACACGCTCGAATAAGGTAATTTGGAAACGATGTATAATCTGCATAGTTATGTGGCCAATGTTAATGAGCTTCTATGTACCATACACAAAGCCAAGACAAACCTGAACCATATTGCTTGAGCTCAACATTTCAAACTCAACTGCTGTTTGATTGAGTTGATCTCAAAATGACTTTGCATTCAGTTAATTCAAGCATAGCTTGTGCAAACTCCTGCATACAGTTTTCTGATTGATCATTTGTTTcagattgatttaaaaaaaaaatgttcacATTTGCTAGCAAAATTTTGGGATTGTTTATGACCATTGTTATCTGTTAAGTACATGAGGTTCATCCACTAACCAACATAAAGCATGTTTAAGAAACATGTTGTGGGTTCCTATGCCTTTGATTGCACTTACTTGATTCAGTAACAACCTAGACATTATCTAGTTTAAATTTATACATTGGCACTGTCATGTCTGTATGATTGAAATGTTCTACTGGGTCTTAGCTAACCATGGCTTTCCTAGCACAATTGTTGTGGTCCTTGCTTCAATTGGAAGTCAAATGTCATTTGCATTCATCGGACACTAGACCAAGGAAAAGCAATCATAATAGTATTGAACCATTGATAAGTGTGTCATAGGACCATGATGCTTCTGAGTATTGGATGTCCCCATATTTTCATTCACAGCTTGAAGATTCCGATCGAATAATTTTAACTGGATGCTAAAGTAATCTGTATATTTGGGAATTCAGGAGACCATTTTGTGATTTCTAGTTGCAATTTCTTTTGTACTTTTTCAACTATTAACTAAGGGATTTGCTTGCAGAGCAACCCAGTTGCTAGATGGCATGTTTGTCATGGTTCAGTCAATAGTATATCCTTTTCAGTCAATGGAACATATATGGCCACTGTTACTAGAGATGGTAATTGTTTGATTCCTGTACCTTGTTTCTATATCTTTAGTACCTGTTCTTTACGTCAAATATGATGTCCCATTAAAACCTGAAATAGTAGAGTCCTTGTAGGTTATTTAAGAGTATTTGATTTTTCAAAAGAGCAACTAGCATTTGGAGGGAAAAGCTACTATGGTGCATTACTATGTTCTGCTTGGAGGTATCCATTATCTTGCATACTATTACAAGATTTTGTCCTTGCTTATGTCATGTTTTTTGTCTTGCATTTGTCATGCTTTTGTCAAATTAATTAATAAGATTTAATGAATCACTATTTTGCACAACTCAAACTTTCTCGTTTGTTTCCTTTTGAAACTTGACTATGAAGTGATCCATTGTTTTAGTTTGGATGGGAAATACATATTGACTGGAGGTGAAGATGATCTTGTACAAGTTTGGAGTATGGAGGACAAAAAGATTGTCGCATGGGGCGAGGGACATAATTCATGGGTAAGGTTTTGGTAAAATGTTGCACAAGCTTTCTTCCCTATTAATTACTCGGGATACACTAATAAGTGTATCAGCAGGTTAGTGGAGTTGCTTTCGATTCATATTGGTCAACCCCAAATTCCGAAGGAACAGAAGAAAATGTGGTGTATCGTTTTGGCTCTGTTGGTCAGGTAATCTATTATGgaatttaattatcgaagaacggATTCTAATCAATCAATTgatgttcattttttttttatgtatcttCCGTGTGGCAATGAATAGTATAAGAAAAAGGCTCTTGCATTAGTATCTAATGCCATTTGATGAAATTCAACCTATGCTTGGTAATAGTGAGCACAAAATTTGTTTGTGGTAAAAGAAAGCACAAAATTTGTTATGAAGAAAGCTGAAATGTAATAGTTGTAAATTAAAAGATGATGTTGTATAATTGGCTTAGTATTAGGTAACCTGAAAGAAAATTTCTTTACTGCTGCTCGAGTTCTTTATAAATTGTATGCTTACGGAGTTAGACCATGCATGACCGAGGGATGAGATTAGCAATAGTGGAAGAAACATTTGGATATATGCTTAAGTTGTATGAAATTATTtctggagattttttttttttttgcgtttGTTTTTCATTGAAGTGATTATTCTCCCGCACTAGAAAATTTCAATTGTCTGTCTACTCTTTTTTGTTGCTCAGTGTCATCCCTAGTAAGTTGCAGGATGGTCAGCTGCTTCTGTGGGACTTGGTGATGGATGAACTCATCATGCCACTACGCTGTCCTCCTGGTGGGTCAGCAACTCTCAGCAGCGGAAGCCATTCAGCAAGCTGGGACAGCATGTGCCCGATGAGTGCTCTCCTACCTGCTCCGAGCATGAGAGATATGCCTAAAATTTCTCCTTTGGTAGCTCACAGTGTGCACATGGACCCCCTCTCGGGCTTGATATTTACCAATGAATCAGTCATTACGATATCTCGCGACGGCCATATCAAGATCTGGGAGAGGCCCCAGAATCACGAGTGCAGCCAATCTGGTTGCTCCCACTCTGTAGTAGCTGCTGCTCCTATCGCCAAGCACAGACCCGTCGATGGCATCCACATCCATTAAGAGCAGCACTTACTAGTCACAAGCATCGTGCTACATGAACAAAAAAACTCTTGCCTGCTCGCGGCTTTTATTGCAATTTCTCTCCATGAATGAAATTTGACCGCTCAGTTGTTTAAAGAACAACAGGTTATCAAATCAGAGAAATGATGGCGAGGTCCGATGGCTTGGCATATCAGAGAAATAATGGAGTAGGCCGTTCCTACCAAAAGGTGCAAATGTCCAACTGTTTCCTGTGTGCTTTTAATTTCTTGCCTCGTCAACGTCGTGAATCAGCAGTTTTGGGATGATGTCATAGGTTCTAGCAATATTGACCTCGTCTCATCCCAGAGATGAGATGATTGCTGTGGATTCTTCTAGCAAACACAAAAACTTCTTCGCAATTGGTTCAAATCTTTACTGTCGGTTTTCGTATTTGCAACCTACCTCTGTCTTCCGACGACCAATTCAATGCCTCAATTGAACTTATCAGCTCAAGTATACGTTTTGTACGTCATCATGTAGATCACCAACAATGTTTAACTTATCAGCTAAACAACCGCATTTTAAAAGCAAAATTACATAAGATTATATTAAGAATATTTTTCAACTCACTGGCAAAATACATGTCTTGCAACTACTAATAATCTCTAACCCAATCGCACATCGAGAAGGCATCTACTATTGGAACTCCGACACTACAAAGATGCGAGCGGTACCATCGTCTGAAACTGAAACTAGAGAGTTGCCATCTGCGGACAGGGCGAGGGATTGAACGGTGTCTGTGTGGCCGCTGAAGATTTTCACACAATTGCCAGTGAGACTGTCCCAGACACATACCTTACCGTTGACGCAGCCGGTTGCGACAAACTGAGATGCACCCAGCCATGCAAGGCATGTTACACCCTCCTGTCCAAACCCAGAGCAAAAAAACCTAAGTACAAAAGGGAAAGCAGGATAAAGAGAGAATGTGAATATGCATCAGGCCGAGTATGACCTCATGATTACATGCACATCGCACTGAAGAACGTTGAAGATCCCATATAATGAGCTTCTGATCCATGCTGCCTGTCGCTGCCCAAGGAGAGCTGCAGGCCGAGTAGATGGCATCTCTTAAGCCCCAACGACACAATTACTTGCAGTGAACAGATGTAAATTCAAAAAGGTAAATGCACACTCGTTGCTTGACAAACAAAAAATCCGATATGGATGACAAACAAAAACTTGTACGAAAGTTGGATGACTAATTCAATAGTTATCTTCTGGCCTCCTCTTTGCCTAGTACTTTGCTTAGATCCAACAATATGT belongs to Musa acuminata AAA Group cultivar baxijiao chromosome BXJ1-11, Cavendish_Baxijiao_AAA, whole genome shotgun sequence and includes:
- the LOC135585880 gene encoding probable catabolite repression protein creC isoform X1, translated to MRSFSTTPDQHCYCFYISGVHRWLSTRFEIHYLDGPDRSNSRRPSEIPYQPPPPPPPISLSLSLSLSLLTPSFTIDEANPTSVEKPRPSRLHNTNPLRRPSLPSPRICRGSQGWRHDRSAAAFRVIPESPLKPSIMSSAPAAVRSQSPALKALFKTPEGRYKLLHEKTLPPAAASHGKSVSQLTIAYLKEKPPANTSQAAPSATSSGVRSAAARLLGSGNGSRSLSNGVTRVVSANSRTGGPVGASVGSSAQLASPNYDGKGTYLIFSTADTLFISDLNSMEKDPIKSIQFGNSNPVCHAFDAEASDGHDLLIGLHSGDIYLVSLRQQLQDPGRKLLAAQHYNKEGTTNNRHVSHVNTIVDALAWHGCQNVKALLLLVMLMSKDVTADSSFPVIKDQTQFSVAHTRSNKSNPVARWHVCHGSVNSISFSVNGTYMATVTRDGYLRVFDFSKEQLAFGGKSYYGALLCSAWSLDGKYILTGGEDDLVQVWSMEDKKIVAWGEGHNSWVSGVAFDSYWSTPNSEGTEENVVYRFGSVGQDGQLLLWDLVMDELIMPLRCPPGGSATLSSGSHSASWDSMCPMSALLPAPSMRDMPKISPLVAHSVHMDPLSGLIFTNESVITISRDGHIKIWERPQNHECSQSGCSHSVVAAAPIAKHRPVDGIHIH
- the LOC135585880 gene encoding uncharacterized protein LOC135585880 isoform X9: MRSFSTTPDQHCYCFYISGVHRWLSTRFEIHYLDGPDRSNSRRPSEIPYQPPPPPPPISLSLSLSLSLLTPSFTIDEANPTSVEKPRPSRLHNTNPLRRPSLPSPRICRGSQGWRHDRSAAAFRVIPESPLKPSIMSSAPAAVRSQSPALKALFKTPEGRYKLLHEKTLPPAAASHGKSVSQLTIAYLKEKPPANTSQAAPSATSSGVRSAAARLLGSGNGSRSLSNGVTRVVSANSRTGGPVGASVGSSAQLASPNYDGKGTYLIFSTADTLFISDLNSMEKDPIKSIQFGNSNPVCHAFDAEASDGHDLLIGLHSGDIYLVSLRQQLQDPGRKLLAAQHYNKEGTTNNRHVSHVNTIVDALAWHGCQNVKALLLLVMLMSKDVTADSSFPVIKDQTQFSVAHTRSNKSNPVARWHVCHGSVNSISFSVNGTYMATVTRDGYLRVFDFSKEQLAFGGKSYYGALLCSAWSLDGKYILTGGEDDLVQVWSMEDKKIVAWGEGHNSWVSGVAFDSYWSTPNSEGTEENVVYRFGSVGQCHP